The genomic DNA CGACCCTGGCCCGGCACCTGGGCCTGTGGGCGCTCGTGCTGTATGGCGTCGGCGACATGCTTGGCTCCGGCATCTACGCCCTGATCGGCAAGGCCGCGGGCGTGATGGGCAACGCCGTCTGGCTGGCCTTTGTGGTGAGCATGGTCGCGGCAGTGTTGACGGCGCTGTCGTATGCTTCCCTGGGGTCGCGCTATCCCCGCGCCGCCGGGGCCGCCTACGTCACCCAGCGGGCCTTCAGCCGTCCGGCCCTGTCGTACTTCATCGGCCTGATGGTCATGGCCTCAGGGCTCACGTCCATGGCGACGCAGTCCCGCGCGTTTTCGGACTACTTCTCGGTGTTCGTCGGCGACGTGCCGCGCGCGGTGCTGGTCGTGGGCTTCCTGCTGGTGCTGACGGCCATCAACTTCTGGGGCATCCGCGAGTCGGCGTGGCTGAACGCCGTGTGCACGACGGTCGAGGTGTCGGG from bacterium includes the following:
- a CDS encoding APC family permease produces the protein MTSPQTPSPIPTLARHLGLWALVLYGVGDMLGSGIYALIGKAAGVMGNAVWLAFVVSMVAAVLTALSYASLGSRYPRAAGAAYVTQRAFSRPALSYFIGLMVMASGLTSMATQSRAFSDYFSVFVGDVPRAVLVVGFLLVLTAINFWGIRESAWLNAVCTTVEVSGLLIVVAVGWRFWGSANYLEPATLLGGGLANLTPMLVLQGAVLTFY